One window of the Chryseotalea sp. WA131a genome contains the following:
- a CDS encoding SPASM domain-containing protein translates to MNRNINDGLNLLTKLSPIRVWNAGQLIGSYITSRVTGKPQHAGMPMSISIEPTTSCNLRCPECPSGLRSFTRPTGMLKPELFESTINQLASRLSYLIFYFQGEPYLHPQFLDLVAYASLKGIYTATSTNAHYLTDKNAKATVKSGLDRLIISIDGTTQETYESYRIGGSLEKVIEGTKNIVRWKRELKSSTPHVIFQFLVVKPNEHQIDEVNKLGKELGVDEVAFKTAQIYDYQQGSDLIPTIDRYSRYKKSNDGTYHIKNELLNHCWKMWHSCVITWDGKVVPCCFDKDAHYVLGDLNHQSFEEIWRGQKYNDFRASLLRSRSEIEMCKNCTEGTKVWA, encoded by the coding sequence ATGAACCGAAACATCAACGATGGTCTGAATTTGCTTACCAAGCTCTCGCCCATTCGTGTTTGGAATGCTGGTCAGTTAATAGGTAGTTACATTACTTCTCGTGTTACGGGCAAACCGCAACATGCGGGCATGCCGATGAGTATTTCCATCGAACCTACAACTTCGTGCAACCTGCGTTGCCCCGAATGCCCCAGTGGCTTGCGTTCGTTCACCAGGCCAACGGGTATGCTGAAGCCCGAGTTGTTTGAGTCAACCATTAACCAACTTGCCTCACGACTTTCCTATTTGATTTTTTATTTTCAAGGCGAGCCGTATTTGCATCCGCAGTTTTTAGATTTGGTTGCCTATGCTTCCCTAAAAGGAATTTACACTGCAACCTCCACCAACGCACATTACCTCACTGATAAAAATGCAAAAGCCACCGTTAAATCAGGTTTGGACAGATTGATTATTTCCATTGATGGCACCACGCAAGAGACCTACGAGTCATACCGAATAGGAGGCAGTTTAGAAAAGGTGATCGAAGGAACAAAAAATATTGTGCGCTGGAAGCGCGAATTGAAATCAAGTACTCCACATGTGATTTTTCAGTTTTTGGTAGTGAAACCGAACGAACATCAGATTGATGAAGTGAACAAACTTGGGAAGGAATTGGGCGTTGATGAAGTGGCTTTTAAAACAGCTCAAATTTATGATTATCAACAGGGCTCCGATTTAATACCGACAATCGACCGTTACTCGCGCTACAAAAAAAGCAATGACGGCACCTATCACATCAAAAACGAATTGTTGAATCATTGCTGGAAAATGTGGCACAGTTGTGTGATTACATGGGACGGAAAAGTGGTGCCTTGTTGTTTTGATAAAGATGCACATTATGTGCTGGGTGATTTAAACCACCAATCCTTTGAAGAAATCTGGCGAGGGCAGAAGTACAATGATTTCAGGGCTTCTCTTTTGCGATCACGCAGCGAAATAGAAATGTGTAAAAATTGTACTGAGGGAACGAAGGTGTGGGCGTAA
- the lpdA gene encoding dihydrolipoyl dehydrogenase — MQYNVIVIGSGPGGYVAAIRCAQLGMKTAIIEKYSTLGGTCLNVGCIPSKALLDSSEHFHNAAHTFKEHGIDISEPKANIKQMITRKAGVVKANVDGIAFLMKKNKIDVHTGVGSFVDKNTIEVTAADGKKTSLTTDNVIIATGSKPTPLPFAPFDKKRIISSTEALELQEIPKHLIIVGGGVIGMELGSVYARIGSKVSVVEFLDSLIPTMDGTMGKELQKSTKKLGMDFYLGHKVTAVENKGKEVVLKAEPKNGGAAIELNGDYCLVSVGRRPYTEGLGLEKVGIELDRGKIVVDDHLKTKADNIFAIGDVIRGAMLAHKAEEEGVYVAERLAGQKPHINYLLIPGVVYTWPEVASVGFTEEQLKEQGRAYKVGSFPYKALGRARASMDLDGLVKILADKNTDEILGAHIIGARAADMIAAGVVAMEYRASAEDVSRMSHAHPTYMEAFKEACLAATANRPIHL, encoded by the coding sequence ATGCAATACAACGTCATCGTCATTGGTTCTGGCCCAGGTGGATATGTAGCCGCCATTCGCTGTGCACAGCTTGGAATGAAAACTGCTATCATTGAAAAGTACAGCACTCTAGGAGGTACTTGTTTAAATGTAGGATGCATTCCCTCTAAAGCTTTGCTTGATTCTTCAGAACATTTTCACAATGCAGCGCACACTTTCAAAGAGCACGGCATCGATATTTCTGAGCCCAAAGCGAACATCAAACAGATGATAACACGCAAAGCAGGCGTGGTGAAAGCAAATGTAGATGGCATCGCTTTTTTGATGAAGAAAAATAAAATCGATGTGCATACTGGGGTTGGCTCTTTTGTAGACAAAAACACCATTGAAGTTACTGCTGCCGATGGCAAGAAGACTTCGCTCACTACCGACAACGTGATTATTGCCACGGGTTCAAAGCCAACGCCTCTTCCATTTGCGCCATTCGATAAAAAGAGAATTATCTCAAGCACCGAAGCATTGGAGCTTCAAGAAATTCCGAAGCACTTGATTATCGTTGGTGGAGGCGTAATAGGAATGGAATTAGGTTCGGTATATGCGCGTATCGGTTCAAAAGTTTCGGTAGTTGAATTTTTGGATAGCCTTATTCCTACCATGGACGGAACGATGGGCAAAGAATTGCAAAAGTCCACCAAGAAATTAGGAATGGATTTTTACCTCGGCCATAAAGTGACTGCGGTTGAAAACAAAGGCAAGGAAGTGGTGCTCAAAGCAGAGCCAAAAAATGGAGGAGCAGCCATTGAGCTGAATGGCGATTATTGTCTGGTGAGCGTTGGCCGCAGACCCTACACAGAGGGCCTTGGTTTAGAGAAAGTGGGCATTGAATTGGACAGAGGAAAAATTGTGGTGGACGACCATTTGAAAACGAAAGCGGATAACATTTTTGCCATTGGCGATGTCATTCGCGGAGCGATGCTCGCACACAAGGCTGAAGAAGAAGGTGTGTATGTTGCGGAGCGATTGGCCGGACAGAAGCCACATATCAATTATTTGTTGATACCTGGAGTAGTGTACACGTGGCCGGAAGTGGCCAGCGTTGGGTTTACCGAAGAGCAATTGAAAGAGCAAGGCCGTGCATACAAAGTAGGAAGTTTCCCTTACAAAGCGTTGGGTCGTGCACGCGCCAGCATGGATTTGGATGGTCTTGTAAAAATTTTGGCCGATAAAAATACCGATGAAATTTTAGGTGCTCACATTATTGGTGCGCGCGCTGCGGATATGATTGCGGCAGGCGTAGTGGCCATGGAGTACCGTGCTTCTGCCGAAGATGTTTCGCGCATGAGTCACGCCCACCCAACGTACATGGAAGCATTCAAAGAAGCCTGTTTGGCGGCTACAGCAAATAGGCCAATACATTTGTAG
- a CDS encoding DUF4105 domain-containing protein has product MSKVLFVIGFFMTTLSFSQKIVLSPSSKISIITLGPDTNELYAAFGHSAIRVYDSLQGIDYAYNYGVFDFDQPNFYLNFTRGFLYYKLGVYSYQDFKNAYIYYNRFIHEQTLQLTSQQKQKIFAFLEWNALPENQTYRYDYYHNNCATKIRDVLTQQLGADLKWDSSFLKPHHSFREKTNDYLSPLPWGDLGIDICLGLPIDRKMSAYEYMFLPDYIESFVQHGTIHSDSMVTSLVAEKKIVFEPAPSTSSVNFVHPWIAFGVLFLIVVAITVFDWRKKKISKWLDVILFGVTGLIGILLLFLWAFTDHHDAAKNFNLLWAFPLHFIGVIMLLQKSPGNRTIQYFTFAVVLTGILIGLWAIWPQQLNPFLLPLAFSILVRAIVICRNLKN; this is encoded by the coding sequence ATGAGTAAAGTATTATTTGTCATTGGCTTTTTTATGACCACACTTTCTTTTTCACAAAAGATAGTGTTGTCTCCCTCGAGCAAGATTTCCATTATCACATTAGGCCCCGACACAAACGAGCTGTATGCCGCATTTGGGCACAGTGCCATCCGCGTCTACGATTCCTTACAAGGAATCGACTATGCTTATAACTATGGTGTCTTTGATTTCGACCAGCCCAACTTCTATTTGAATTTCACAAGAGGGTTTCTCTATTATAAGTTAGGCGTGTATTCCTATCAAGATTTTAAGAATGCGTACATCTATTACAACCGGTTTATCCATGAGCAAACACTGCAATTGACCTCTCAACAAAAACAAAAAATCTTTGCGTTTTTAGAGTGGAATGCTTTGCCCGAAAATCAAACTTATCGGTACGATTACTATCACAACAATTGCGCAACAAAAATTAGAGATGTATTAACGCAACAATTAGGTGCCGACTTGAAATGGGATAGTTCATTCTTAAAACCACACCATTCCTTTAGAGAAAAGACAAATGATTATTTAAGCCCTTTACCGTGGGGCGATTTAGGCATCGATATTTGTTTGGGACTGCCAATCGATCGGAAAATGAGTGCGTATGAGTACATGTTTCTGCCAGATTACATTGAGTCGTTTGTGCAACATGGTACCATTCACTCCGACTCAATGGTAACATCCTTGGTTGCCGAAAAGAAAATAGTCTTTGAACCAGCCCCTTCCACTTCGTCTGTAAATTTTGTTCATCCGTGGATTGCCTTTGGGGTATTGTTTTTGATAGTGGTTGCTATAACAGTATTTGATTGGCGAAAAAAGAAAATCAGCAAATGGTTGGATGTTATTCTTTTTGGAGTAACTGGATTGATTGGCATTCTTCTGTTGTTCCTCTGGGCTTTCACCGACCATCACGATGCTGCAAAGAATTTCAATTTGCTGTGGGCATTTCCGTTGCATTTCATTGGTGTGATTATGTTACTCCAAAAATCTCCTGGCAACCGCACCATCCAATACTTCACGTTTGCGGTGGTGTTGACGGGAATATTGATTGGCCTTTGGGCCATTTGGCCACAACAGCTAAATCCTTTTTTGCTGCCACTAGCTTTTTCAATTTTGGTGAGGGCAATTGTGATTTGCAGAAATTTGAAAAACTAG
- a CDS encoding FeoB-associated Cys-rich membrane protein, which yields MFQTILIFLTFLGAAIYLGRMVFRSFQSKNECSSGCAKCGAADLEKVKKSLG from the coding sequence ATGTTCCAAACAATTCTAATCTTCCTGACATTTCTTGGCGCTGCCATTTATTTAGGCAGAATGGTTTTTCGTTCTTTTCAATCAAAAAACGAGTGCAGTAGTGGCTGTGCCAAATGTGGTGCTGCTGATTTAGAGAAAGTTAAAAAATCTTTGGGCTAA
- a CDS encoding AAA family ATPase, producing MIKKLSIQNFKSIKDLQLDCRRVNLFIGEPNVGKSNILEAISVQAIQQTLSTEGLIRLFDFSNLFYENDPSNKIVVKTDEMWTEISYDKGVIDFSFFKDENFKRQWKSNFPLTSFGAQGVPWDFGIHPYYFKVLKSHPLLNFEFLSSPHGDNLFLMLQTNKVLRQLVGEFVQERGFKLNLKQANYAIEISKENGGFLTTYPYELISDTLQRIIFYMAALETNKDGSTLLFEEPESSVFPYYTKYLAERIAYGNGQQFFMTTHNPYFLQSLIQKTPIDDLQINVVLMNEALQTIVKPINGIEKIEQMIDLDSSVFLNLDKLIDE from the coding sequence ATGATAAAGAAGCTATCCATTCAAAATTTCAAATCTATAAAAGACCTTCAGCTAGATTGCAGAAGGGTTAACCTGTTTATTGGCGAACCTAATGTTGGTAAGTCAAATATTCTTGAAGCCATATCAGTCCAAGCAATTCAGCAAACACTGAGCACAGAAGGACTAATAAGATTATTTGATTTTAGCAATTTGTTTTATGAAAATGACCCATCAAACAAAATAGTTGTCAAGACAGATGAAATGTGGACAGAGATTTCATATGATAAGGGCGTAATTGATTTTTCATTTTTTAAAGATGAGAATTTTAAACGCCAATGGAAGTCAAATTTTCCTCTTACGTCATTTGGAGCACAAGGCGTTCCATGGGACTTTGGAATACATCCTTACTATTTTAAAGTACTTAAGAGTCACCCATTACTAAATTTTGAATTTCTTTCATCCCCTCATGGAGATAATTTGTTCCTTATGCTTCAGACCAACAAAGTCCTTCGTCAGTTGGTTGGAGAATTTGTTCAAGAAAGGGGTTTTAAATTAAACTTGAAGCAGGCAAACTACGCGATTGAAATTTCGAAAGAAAATGGTGGATTCTTAACCACCTATCCTTATGAATTGATTTCAGATACGCTCCAGAGAATCATATTTTATATGGCAGCGCTAGAGACAAATAAGGATGGTTCTACCCTTTTGTTTGAAGAGCCAGAGTCAAGTGTCTTTCCTTATTATACTAAATATTTGGCGGAGAGAATAGCTTATGGAAATGGCCAACAGTTTTTTATGACCACTCATAACCCTTATTTTTTGCAATCACTTATTCAAAAAACTCCTATTGACGATTTGCAAATCAATGTGGTTTTAATGAATGAAGCTCTTCAAACAATAGTAAAGCCAATTAATGGAATTGAAAAAATTGAACAAATGATTGACCTCGATTCGAGTGTTTTTCTAAATCTTGATAAGCTCATTGACGAATGA
- a CDS encoding GxxExxY protein produces the protein MDTDDNSLDSYPLKEETYEIIGICMAVHNELGHGFLEIVYKDAIEIELDKKGINYQREKEYPINYKGVVLNHSFFADFVVYGNVILEVKAVEGGISSDSIAQTINYLRASDCKIGLLVNFGRRKLEYKRLIY, from the coding sequence ATGGACACAGATGATAACAGCCTAGATAGCTATCCTCTCAAAGAAGAAACGTACGAGATAATCGGAATTTGCATGGCGGTTCACAATGAATTAGGTCATGGATTTCTTGAAATAGTTTATAAGGATGCAATTGAGATTGAACTTGATAAGAAAGGCATCAATTATCAACGAGAAAAGGAATACCCCATTAATTACAAAGGCGTAGTTTTAAATCATAGTTTCTTTGCTGATTTTGTAGTTTATGGCAATGTAATCCTCGAAGTGAAGGCAGTGGAAGGCGGAATTTCAAGTGATAGTATTGCACAAACAATTAATTACTTGCGAGCTTCTGATTGTAAAATTGGTTTGTTAGTAAATTTTGGTCGAAGAAAACTTGAATACAAAAGATTGATTTATTGA
- a CDS encoding IS1380 family transposase has translation MEHHYTDKLVTAWGGMKEMKILIDQTGISKKLAELGLPESKSNNRIDAVGIIESFWVGIWIGCFRFSHTAVVRVDEVLRQIFGWKRVASGTTFGRFFKKFTPSMNHQIFIELYTWFFEQIQFDNYTLDMDSSVITRYGEQEGSKKGYNPKKPGRGSHHPLFAFVNDIRMVANCWNRSGNTGSNSNCIHFLEETFAILKNKTVGLFRADSGFCTGTVLDFIEQRNIPYVIACKLYANLQASIYGITQWNAIGEGLWVSEINYQQGGWGKARRIVVIKQSEEIRARATGKKLKTLFSSVGIADEKVYRKRYHAFVTNQALPATEIWEQYKRRGDAENRIKELKEDFGTEGFCMDSFCATETAMRFVMVAYNLMSLFRQITHQKQPQPKLSTLRFNCFAVGSWVEQEAQKWVLKMSVPLKRRQWYDGLFSNVQKINLPLSLTG, from the coding sequence ATGGAACACCACTATACCGATAAATTAGTAACAGCGTGGGGCGGGATGAAAGAGATGAAAATATTGATTGACCAAACTGGGATCAGCAAGAAGTTGGCCGAGCTTGGTTTGCCTGAGAGCAAGAGTAACAACCGGATAGATGCCGTGGGTATAATAGAGAGTTTTTGGGTGGGCATCTGGATTGGTTGCTTTCGTTTTAGTCACACAGCGGTGGTGCGGGTTGATGAAGTGTTGCGCCAGATATTTGGATGGAAGCGGGTTGCTTCGGGGACCACCTTCGGGCGGTTCTTTAAAAAGTTTACGCCCTCAATGAACCACCAAATTTTCATTGAACTGTACACGTGGTTTTTTGAGCAGATCCAATTCGACAATTACACGTTGGATATGGACAGCAGTGTGATCACCCGTTACGGGGAACAGGAGGGCAGCAAAAAAGGGTACAACCCCAAGAAGCCTGGCCGTGGCAGCCATCATCCCTTGTTTGCTTTTGTCAATGACATACGCATGGTGGCCAATTGCTGGAACCGCAGCGGCAATACAGGGAGCAACAGCAACTGCATCCATTTTTTAGAAGAGACCTTTGCCATCCTCAAAAACAAAACAGTAGGGTTGTTCAGGGCCGATAGTGGGTTTTGTACCGGTACAGTCTTGGATTTCATTGAGCAGAGAAATATCCCCTACGTCATTGCCTGTAAGCTGTATGCCAATTTACAAGCCAGCATTTATGGTATCACCCAATGGAATGCGATAGGCGAAGGCTTATGGGTATCGGAAATAAACTACCAGCAAGGCGGCTGGGGCAAAGCCCGTAGGATTGTGGTCATCAAACAAAGTGAAGAAATCAGGGCCAGGGCAACGGGTAAGAAGCTCAAGACATTATTCAGCAGCGTGGGCATAGCGGACGAAAAAGTGTACCGCAAAAGGTACCATGCCTTTGTCACTAACCAAGCCCTGCCGGCAACAGAAATATGGGAACAATATAAGCGCAGGGGTGATGCCGAAAACAGGATCAAGGAGTTGAAAGAAGATTTCGGTACAGAAGGCTTTTGCATGGATAGTTTTTGTGCTACTGAAACAGCTATGCGCTTTGTGATGGTAGCCTATAATTTGATGAGCCTGTTCCGCCAAATAACCCATCAAAAACAGCCACAGCCCAAGCTTTCCACATTAAGGTTCAACTGCTTTGCAGTTGGAAGTTGGGTGGAGCAGGAAGCCCAAAAATGGGTACTGAAAATGTCCGTCCCACTCAAAAGAAGGCAATGGTATGATGGATTATTCTCAAATGTCCAAAAAATAAACCTGCCACTAAGTCTGACTGGATAG